The window AGTACATCTTTAGGTTTAAAAGGAAGTCCTAATTTAGCAGAAGCTTTACAAGTGACTAGAGATTTATTTTTATTAGAATATACTGGAGGGAAACTACATATCCCCACCATTTCTACCGCAGAAAGTGTTGCCCTTATTAGAGACGCCAAACTAAAAAATCTAGATGTAACGTGTAGTGTTGCTATTCATAATCTATGTTTAACAGATGACGTTTTAGTCGAATTTGACACCATTTACAAAGTCAATCCTCCACTTAGAATACAAAAAGATGTCGATGCTTTAATCGAAGGGTTAAAAGACGGTACTATAGATATGGTTACAAGTGATCATAACCCCGTTACCATTGAAGATAAAAAAGTTGAGTTTGATCATGCTGCTTTTGGAACTATTGGTCTAGAAAGTGCTTTCGGGGCTTTAAACACAGTGTTTTCTACAAAAAAAACCATCCAACTATTAACCAAAGGAAAAGCTAGATTTGGTCAAGAAACAAGTAGTATAAACGAAGGAGAAATAGCAAATATTACGTTATTTAATCCAACTATTACATACGCTTTCGCGGAATCTGATATCGTTTCAAAATCTAAGAATAGTGCTTTTTTAGGCCAAGCGTTAAAAGGAAAAGCATACGGGATAATTGCAAATAATAAAATAGTATTATAATATAATGGAGAATAAAGAAACAGAAGAAGGAAGAATATATAGCGTGGTTGCTTATTTAACCATAATAGGCTCAATTATTTCAATAATTATGAATCAAAACAAAAAAAACAATTTTGTTGCTTTTCATTGCAGACAAGGACTAGGTCTTTGTTTAAGTTATATGCTCATTGGTTATTTCTTTTTTATAGCAGGTGGTGGTCATGTTGATCCGGAAGTTGTTGTAACTGAAATTTCATTTTTTCAAAGTGATATGGTTTACTTTCCGTTTTGGATATTTTTTGGAATTTTATTTTTATATGGAATAATAGGAGCCGCAACTGGAAAAAAAAACATAGCTCCTATTATTGGACCACTATTTCAAAAACTATTTAAAGGACTAGGTAACTAATGGAAAATTTTAACTTACATCACATCACAAGACCATCGTCTTTAAAAGAAAACGCACCTTTACTTATACTCTTTCATGGGTATGGCAGTGACGAGAATGACCTATTTAGCTTTGCTTCAGAATTAACAGAAGAACTATTTATAATTTCTGTTAGAGCGCCCTATCCAATGCAACCACATGGTAATGCATGGTATGCGATTAACTTTGATGCCGATCAAGGCAAATGGAGCGATAACGAACAAGCGATACAATCTAGAGATTTAATTGCAACATTTATAGATCAAGTCATAGCTAATTATCCGGTAAATAAGGATAGTGTTTCACTTTTAGGGTTTAGCCAAGGTTGTATATTAAGTTATGCAGTTGCACTAACCTACCCAGAAAAAATCAACAATATAATAGCTTTAAGCGGTTATGTAAACGAAGATTTATTTGAAGTCAAGGACACCAATGCGTACAAGCATTTAAACTTTTACTGTTCTCACGGAAGTGTAGACCAAGTCATCCCAGTGGATTGGGCAAGACAAGCACCTAAGTTTTTATCGACATTAAATATTAAACATCAATTTAGCGAATTCCCTGTTGGTCATGGTGTTGCGCCACAAAATTTTTATGAGTTTAAAAACTGGTTGGAGGAGTTGATTTAGAGTTAAATAAATACAAAAAGCCTAATTAAATCAAATATTTAATTAGGCTTTTTACTTAAATAGTGTTAGTATTTATATTTATCTAGTATACAACATGTAATCTAGCACTTCAAACTCGACTTTATCTGATCCAACCATAAAATACTTAATTAGTAGTTCTCCCCAATATTGTCCATCAGAAAAATCTGCTATAATCCATTTGTGGTTTAGCATTTTGATAGTATTAAACTGCATTTTTTTTCCTTCAGAAGCGGCATACGGAATTAGCGGATGTTCTCCTTCTGTTTCATTTAATTTATACAACTCATTTTTTACAAAAGGTATTAATGAGTCCGTATCTATCTTTTTTGCATAAAAGTAATCTTGCGCTTCTTGATTGTATCTAAAATCAAACAACGATAAATCGGAAAGTTCTTCTTTTTGTATTGCCAAAGAATCTCTAAATTTATTGTTTTGGATTTTTATTGTATCCAAACGCTTAGCACTAGCATCCAATATTTTTTTAGAATTAACATATTGAAACACCACAATTAATGCAGCAAAAATAAACAGATACATAAAGATTTTGTTCTTCATTTTTATGGGACTTTTAAATAGTTATTTTTAATTGGTCGTAAGCCAGAAAAACATTTTCTGGTAAGTTTTGTTGAATCTCTTCATGAAACCCTAATAAATGACTAATATGTGTTAAATAAGCACGTTTAGGCTTAAGCATTGCGATAATCTCTAAAGCTTGCTCTAGGTTTAAATGCGAGATATGTTCTTTTATTCTCAACGCGTTAATCACTAAAACATCTAAGTTTTTTAATTTATCCAATTCTGTTTGAGTAATCGTTTTAACATCCGTCAAATAAGCAAAATTATCAAATCTAAAACCAAACACTTGTAACTTATAATGTAAAGCGTTAATAGGCACAATTGATTTTTCTTCTATAGTAAAAGTTTCATTTGTAATTTCATTTACAGATACCGTTGGAGCGCCTGGATATCTATTTTCGGTAGCAAAAACATAATCAAATCTTATTTTAAGCTGTTCTATAACACGTTGATGTGCGTAGATAGGTAATTCGCCTTGTTTAAAACAAAATGGTCTAATATCATCTAAACCAGCAGTATGATCGGCATGCTCATGCGTGAATAAAAGTGCATCAATTTTGGCTGGATTAGCCAACAACATTTGTTGTCTAAAATCAGGGCCACAATCTACTACAAAGGTCTTATCATCCCACTCAACCATTATGGACACACGTAAACGTTTATCTTTAGGATTAGCACTTAAACACACCGGATGTGTACTTCCGATTATTGGAATACCTTGAGATGTACCTGTACCTAAAAATGTAATTTTCAATTGTTGAAGATTTCTCACAAAAATAAGTTATTTATTTTATTTGATATAGTTATTTGATACCTTTGTAAAACTTAACATTATTGGGATTTTTATATGGAAATAAGGCTAAAAGGAGATAAAGAGTTTGAAAATATTCCCTCTCTAAAAGACAAGGCATTACGTATTAACTTAAATGAAAATATTTATGGTACGTTTGCTGAAATTGGAGCTGGACAAGAAACTGTGCGTCAATTTTTTAGAGCTGGAGGTGCTTCTGGTACTATTGCAAAAGCAATGTCTGCGTATGACAAAGATTTTAGTGATGCCATTTATGGTATTGAAAGCGACAGACGTTATGTTACGGAAGAGCGTTTACGTAAAATGGTATCTCATGAGATAAAGCTTATTGAAGAACGTATTGATCGTAAAAAAAATCCACACAAAATGTTTTTTAGTTTTGCAAATACTGTTGCTACAATAGATTTTGCTAAAAAATATAAAGGACATGGATGGGTTGGTATTAAATATCAGATAGATCCCGAAGAAGATGAATATAATGAGATTGTATTGCACCTTCGTTTTAAAGAAAACGATGCCAGATTACAACAAGAAACACTTGGTATTTTAGGTACAAACCTTATTTATGGTGCCTTTTACAAGTATCATGAACCAAAAAAATTATTACGTTATTTATATGATCATTTGGATAAAGATCAAATAGAAATTGATACGATAAACTTTTCTGGTCCTGTTTTTAAAGATGTAGATAACCGATTAATGAGTTTACAATTGGTTAAAAACGGAATGACTGATGCTATTATGTTTGCTCCTGACGGAAATAATGTTTTACCAGCTAGAGTATTATATAAAAAGAATATCCTAGCGTTACGTGGAAGTTTTAGACCTGTAACTAAAGTTAATATTGACATGTATGAGAAATCCTTGGACATGTTTATTAAAGAAAATAAAGTCGACGAAGATAATACACAAGTCATATTTGAGATTACGCTATCTAATTTAAGAGCAGAAGGAGAAATAGACGAGCAGGATTTTATGGATCGTGCTAGATTATTATGCTCTTTAGGACATACTGTATTGATATCTAACTTTCAGGAATATTATAAGTTGGTTGAGTACTTCTCTCAATACTCCAAGAGTAGAATGGGATTAGCGATGGGTGTAAATAACCTGGTAGATATCTTTGACGAGAAATATTATAGACACTTGAGTGGTGGTATATTAGAAGCTTTTGGTAAATTATTCTTTAAAGATTTACGTGTATACTTATATCCAATGAAGGAAACAGATGGTTCGTTAACAACAAGTGACAATCTTAAAGTACATCCAAGAATGAAAGAATTATACAAATTCTTTAAATACAATGGTAAAGTTGTTGACATTACAGAATACGACCCAAATACTTTAAATGTATTTTCTAGAATGGTATTAAAAATGATTGCTAACGGAGAAGATGGATGGCAAGAAATGTTACCTAAAGGGGTTTCTAAACTAATTAAAGAACAAAGTTTATTTGGTTGTGAAACTGAAGAAATACATAACAAAAATTAAATAGATTAAAATCTATCACATAAAAAAAGCGACTTTAATTAAAAATTAAAGTCGCTTTTTTATTTGTTTGAATGGTAGTAGTAAATGTTTCTTTTTAGGGACTAGGATGTTTACTTTATGTTTCATTGTATACTACATCTATAACTAATCAAATGTTATACCACAATTATGTTTTTACTAAAAATCACCCGTTTTTTTCGATTCTTCCCTTTACACCTTTAAAAAAAGCTTTCATAAACTTAAAATCTTCTTCCATGTTATCCGTTGGATAAAAAGGCTCAGAAATTGTATTTTGCTTATTACCATAATCTAAAGTAAACATTATAATTGGTACGTTTGCTTGTTTTGCAATGTAGTAAAACCCTGTTCTCCATTCTTCTACTTTACTTCTAGTACCTTCTGGTGCCAATGTTAGTCTAAATTCTTCTTTGTTTTCAAATAGTTTAGCAATAGTTTGTACTTTATTTTCTTTATTCTTTCTATCGACTGGCACACCTCCTACTGCCCTAAAGTAATAGCCAAAAGGCCAAGTAAAGAGTTCTTTTTTACCAATAAAATTAGTTTTAATGTGAGTTACTTTACGTAATAAAATACCTATTATAAAATCTAAATTACTAGTATGTGGTGCAGAAATAATAACTGCTTTTTTTATAGTATCCTGTGAAAAGTTAGTGTTTCCAATAACTTTCCAACCAATAATTTTAAAATATATAAGTTTAGCTAGCCAATACATATTACATCTTTTTATATAAAGCCTTAAGCGTATCGTGTGTAATTGTCTTTTTCCAATCTTTACCGATTGCATTTTCCCAAAGTGGTTCTAAGCTTAATGCAACTTTAATCATAATATCAAAATCCTTATCTGACAAATCTGCACAAATACCTTGAGGTAAAGTTATATTATGTAAAGCTTTCATTTTTTTAAAAACAGCAACACCTTCAGGATAATAGTCTTCTAAATGATCAAAAACAATACAGTTTCCAATACCATGTTTAACTCCTAATAAATAGCCTAATCCATAACTCATTGCATGTGCCACCCCTACTTGAGAATAAGCAATACTCATCCCACCATGCCAACTAGCCATCATTAGTTTATCCTGAGACTCTTCCTCTGGTAAATCAGTACTTAAAAAAATCTCTTCGCATAACTCCAAGGCTTTTTCTCCATAAGACTGACTAAAGGCATTTAAATACGTTCCGTTTAAAGATTCAATACAATGTACATAACAATCCATGCCTGTATAAAACCATTGGTCTTTAGGAACATCTTTAGTCAATTCTGGATCCAAAAGGACTTGATCAAAAGGCGTATAATCACTATTAATTCCAAGTTTTCGTTCTGGACCTGTTAAAATAGTTGTTCTAGACACTTCTGCTCCTGTTCCAGAAATTGTTGGTATACCAATATGATACACGGCTGCATTTTTAACAATATCCCAACCTTGATAGTCTTTACTATCTCCGTCATTATTTAGCATGATAGCAACCGCTTTTGCCACATCTAATAAAGAACCACCACCAATACCAATAATACCAGATGGTCTTTCTGTATAATTTAGAATAATATCTTCTACATATTTATCTATCTGTTCTGTCTTTGGCTCTTCGTTTGCAGAAACGTACACCACTTTATCTTGGTACGATAAAGGAATTCTTGACATTAACCAAGTATTGCCTTTAAAAACGTCATCCACAAAAAAGATAAATGGCGCATTAATATTTAACCTATTAGGCTCTAAAATATCACTTAATTGATTAAAACTACCTCGTCCAAATATAACTTTGGATACCATTGGAAAATTTTTATAACTCATTGACTTTTCGTCTTAGATTGCAAATTTATTACTTATTTAAGTTTTTCTGAAACATTTCTGAAAATAAACCAACATGATACCCATCAACTAAGGCATGATTTACATTAATAGCGACATTCATTATTAATTTATTTTCTTCTTTTACTACTTTACCAAAGGCCAATTTTGGTATAGATTCCATAACTCCCGATACGGGTTCTTTATGACCTGAAAAATTAAGCCAAGGCAGTGCTGAACAATGTATACAATTTAAACCATTTACTGGAGGAAAGAGATTTGGTGTGCCCTCTATTCTTCGTTTTTCAGCAGATAAATTAGATAAAAATATATTTAACTCTTCGTCATAATCTATAAATGAAAATCCAAAAGTATTATTCGGTCTCATAATAGTAGCTGATGCATGTATAGTGTCATAAATTTGAACAGTATTATCTTCTATTCTATATTTTAAATTATCTATAGCATTAATTGCTTTCATGCAATCATGTAAGTAGACACCAAAAAAACTTACGTTTTTATCTTTAGCATATTGGTAAGCTTTATCCACATTAAAAGGTATTGTAACTCCAAAATATGGATCTTTCAATTTTAAAAAATGTTGAAAAAGTTCTTTTCTATCCCAAGTATTTATATCTAATGTTTTCAATTATAATTGTAATAATTTTGGTAAGTCTTTTAGACTTTTTAATGTTTGATATTGCGTTGACACTTCTGTGTTTACTATGACTTGTTCATGCACCCAAGTAGTATGAAACGGTACATGTATAGCATTAGCTTTTATATTTATTAATGGTAAAATATCCGACTTTAAAGAGTTTCCTATCATTAAAAACTCAGAAGGTTTTATCTCTAAATGATTTAATAATTTAGAATAATTAGCTTCCTTTTTGTCACTTAAAACCTCAATATGATGAAAATAATCCAACAGTCCTGATTTTTCAAGTTTACGTTCTTGGTCTAATAAATCTCCTTTGGTAGCGACTATTAATTTATATTTTTTTGATAATTGTTGTAATACACTCTCTACTCCATCTAATAACTCGACCTTTTCATTTATCATTTCCTTTCCAATATCTAAAATTTTGGATATCGTTTGATTTGACACTGTATTGTTTGATAATTCCAAAGCCATTTCTACCATCGACAAAACAAATCCTTTGACACCGTAACCATATACGGGAAGATTTTTCATCTCCATTTTAAATAGCTCCTGGTCAATTTTATTTTCAGTTTCAAATGGGCTTAATAATTTAGCAAATTCCACTTCAGCCTCTCTAAAATACGTTTCGTTAACCCAAAGTGTATCATCAGCATCAAAACCAATAACTTTAATCGGACTGTAATCTACTTCCATAGTTTCTTTGCACGTTCTAAATCTTCAGGCGTGTCAATTTCTACACCCTGAATATCCGTTTCTACCATTTTTATACGTTTTCCGTATTCTAAATATCTAATACATTCTATTTTTTCTGAAGCCTCTAAAGTTAACATTGGTAGCTTATAAAAATCTAAAATGGCCTGTTTTCTGAAGGCATACACACCTTTATGTTTAAAGTATTTGACAGCTACAGCTTTGTCTCTAGGATAAGGTATTGGGCTTCTTGAAAAGTAAAGCGCAAAATTTTGTTGATCTACAATTACTTTAACGGTGTTTGGATTTTTAATCTCATCCCAATCTGTAATATGGACCATTAATGAAGCCAAATCGACTTGCTTATCCGTATCTTCTTTAAAAACTTTAATTAATTTTTTTAGGGATTCCGAATCAGTAAAAGGCTCGTCACCTTGAACATTAATAACAATATCAATATCTAAGTCTTCTACAGCTTCTGCAATACGATCACTACCACATTCATGCTCTTTTTTACTCATAACTACGTGACCACCAATTTTAGCGATTTCGTCATAAATAATAGCACTATCAGTAACCACAATGACATCATCAAATAGCTTGGTGTCAACAGTAGCTTCATACGTACGAGTTATTACAGGTTTTCCACCTAAGTCTTTCATTAGCTTACCAGGAAAACGGGAGGCACTATATCGTGCGGGAATCATTGCTATTATCTTCATCTAAGAATTAAATTGGTGCATAAAAATATAATAATTTAATGGTCTTCTTCAAAAAAATCGTCTTTAAAACCAATTAAATATAATTTATCTTTAGCTCGAGTTATAGCCGTATACAACCATCTTAAGTAATCTTTATCTATTCCGTCTGGTAGATACGGTTGTTCTACAAAAACGGTATTCCATTGTCCCCCTTGAGACTTATGGCAAGTTATAGCATAACTAAACTTAACTTGCAACGCATTAAAAAAAGTATTGCTCTTAGTTTTTAAAAACTTTTGATACTTACTAGTTTCATCTTCATAATCTTTTTGAACCTCTTGATATAGTCTATTAGAATCCTCATAAGGTAAAGATGGTGTTTCTGCTTCGATAGTATCCAGCATTAAAACTGTTTCAAAAGGCTGCATATTTGGGTAATCTACCATCCTTACTTTTACTTCTGCAAATCTAAAACCATATAACTCTTTAATGCTAAAAATTTCTAGGACTTCAACAATATCACCATTAGCTATAAAACCAGCTTCAGAAGTTGGCTTTAACCAAAAATAATTATTCTTGACTACCATGAGGTAATCTCCTGATGACAATTCGTTTTCATTAAACAAAATACGACTACGTATTTGCTGGTTATACAAGTTAGCTCTTTTATTACTTCTTACTATAATACTAGTATCTTCATAACCAAAGGAGCTATAAGCGTCGTTTATAGCGTCCATAATTTCATAACCATCAACTAATCTAACAATATCTTTAAACTGCTTTAAATTAAACTTAAAGCTATCAAAAAAACCATCTGCAATGGTTTCTCTTAAAATAGTAGCATTTTCTAAGATTCCAGAACCTTCTCCTTGTCTTACAACTTCATCCAATTCCATTTTAGTAACGGACTTATCATAATTAAGACTTAATACATTCTCGTCTAACGCCGGACTTATATCTAATTTTACAGGTGGCAATTGTGCTGTATCACCGATAAGTAACAATTTACAATTTTTACCTTGATAAACGTACCGCATTAAATCGTCTAAAAGTGATCCATTTTCAAATAATTTAGAATCACTTGGTGTATCTGGTATCATTGACGCTTCATCAACAATAAAAATAGTATCTTTATGTTTATTGGGTTGCAACACAAATTGTACGCCTCCACCTTTTTCTTTTTTAGGAAAATATATTTTTTTATGGATGGTGAATGCCTCTTTTTTGGAATAATTAGAGATTACTTTGGCTGCCCGACCAGTTGGAGCCATCAACACTGCACTTTTTTTTGCATGCCATAAATTGGCTACAATCGTACCAATAATGGTGGTTTTACCTGTACCGGCGTAACCTTTTAACAAAAACACGCCTTTTTCTTTATCATTTAAAATAAACTCAGAAAGTTGCAAAAGTAAAATATCTTGTTTTGAGGTCGGATTGAACGGAAAATGCTGTCTTATAAGGGAATAAAATTGAGAACTGGTCATTAAATAGTATAGATTGAAAACTTTTTATCAAATATATAAATCATTTTTACCAACAATGGTTTTTACGAATAAAAAAAAATTGTAGATTTGTCACAGACCTTAATTAAATTTAATAAAATACTTATGATAAAATTAGCACTTATTATACTTGGAGCAATTTTACTTACAATTTTGATTGTTTGGCTTATTGACAAATTTATTCCAACAAAAGTAAAACCAATTATTACACTTGCGCTATGGGCACTTATAGCTTATTTAGGATTTCTAACTTTTGACTCTGTTTATGGAGAAATTAAGTTCAATAAATTAAAAGAAAAAAGATATAAAGCAGCTATTGAGCGTTTAGTTGATATTAGAGATGCTCAACTTGCGCATAGAACAGTTACAGGAAAGTTTACAAAAAGCTACGACTCTTTAATTAAATTTATCGAGAATGGGAAATTCACTTTAGTAGAGAGAAGAGATTCTAGTGTTTTAGATGTTGAAAGAACTGCTGCTTTTGGAGGTGTAGAAATGTTTAAAGAAATTGTAATCATTGATACTATTGGATTTGAGCCGGTTAAAGATCGTTTATTCAAAAACACCAATAGATATAAAGATATGATGAAAGTACCACTTGATAAAAAAGGTATTGAGTTTACGATGAATGCAGGAGAGATTCAAGATGAAAAAGGAAATAAAATACCTGTTTTTGAAGCTTTTGTAAAGAAAACAGATATATTATACGATCAAGATCCTAATTTAGTTCTAAAAGAAAGCCAAGTGCAATCTGTCGAAGGAGTAAATGGAGATGCATTACGTGTAGGGTCTATGGAAGAAGTAAAAACTTTAGGAAACTGGCCAAAAACTTATGGCAGCAACGAATAATAATCCTATCGATTTAACCAACCTAGAATTGTCCATTCAAATTAGTTTGAGTGGACATTCTTTTTGTGTTTTAGATACAAGCACAAAAACTATAATTGAGCTTAAAGCTGAAAAATTTTCATTTAAAAAGACACCGTCGGAACTTCTAGATATCGTAAAACATCTTTTTAATACTGAAACAGCACTTAAACAAACTTTCAAATCGATTAACATTATACATGTTAATGATTGGTCTACAGTAGTGCCAAAACCCTTATTTAAGGAAGATGCTTTAGTCGATTATTTAAAATTTAATACTAAAATTTTAAAGACAGATTTTATCACTTTTGATGACATCAATCCTAACGATAGTGTTAACATTTATGTACCTTTTGCCAATATCAATAATTTTATTTTTGATCGTTTTGGAAGCTTTACCTTTAATCATTTTTCTACCATTTTAATAGAACAATTATTAACCTTTGAAAAGCATAGTACAACACCCAAAGTATATATAAATGTCTCTGATGCCACTTTTGAAATCATTACGTTAAACAAAGGTAAATTGATACTTTATAACACCTTTGAATATCATACACAAGAAGACTTTATTTACTATTTATTGTTTACCTTAGAACAGTTACAACTTAACCCAGAAACTATTGACGTTTTATTTTTGGGAGACTTAGATAAAGACAGTCCATTGTTTGCCATTGCGTATAAATACATAAGAAATGTATCCTTTGGTTCCCGAATGGATACTTACGCTTTTACCGAAAAACCATTACATAATCATTCACATTTCACCTTACTAAAAAGCTTATAATGCGCATTGTATCAGGACAATTTAAAGGAAGACGAATCACTGCTCCAAAAAAGCTACCTGTTAGACCTACAACAGATATGGCTAAAGAAGCTTTATTTAACATCTTAAATAACCAATATTATATAGATGATATTTCTGTACTAGATTTATTTTCAGGAACAGGAAACATAAGTTATGAGTTTGCTTCTAGAGGAACAGAAAACATTATAGCTGTAGATCAAGATCATGGCTGTATAAAATTTATAAACGAAACTGCTGCTAGTTTTGAAATGGATATACAGACCATAAAAGCGGATGTCTTTAAGTTTTTAGAAAAAAGCAAGCAACAGCATACTATTATTTTTGCTGATCCACCTTACGAGTTTACAGTTGAAGAGTTTTCAAAAATACCGGAACTAGTGTTCACCAATAACTTATTAGAAAGGGATGGTTTACTTGTGGTAGAGCACTCTAAATATACAGACTTGTCCAAAGCGACTAATTATAGTCATTCAAAAAGTTATGGGGGAAACACCTTTAGTTTTTTTAAAAATGAAGTTTCAGACGAAGAAGAATAAAATAAAAAACCATCTATTTCTAGATGGTTTTTTTTATAGTTAAGCAAATCTATAAGCCGGATTTTGTACTCCCTAAAGAGCCCTTATCATTTATCTGAGCTTGCTGTTACCAACACGCTTTAGCTACCTACCCTCTAACAATCGCGCGTGTACGCTCAAACGTTAGTATACATGGTATTGCACCTCATAGAGTTTACCTGGTTTCACTACAGCATGACCTGTACATACTTTCTGTTGCACTTTTCCTCACCTCTCGGTGGATGGCTATTAACCACTATGATTGCACTATGGTGTCCGGACTTTCCTCTTTAAAATAAATTTAAAGCGATAAGGCGATTTACTAGATGCAAAATTACAATAAACTAATCTTTTTTAAAGCTAGAAACTTTAAATAGTTTCAACTAATAACTTTTCTATTGATTTGTTAATAACTATAAATAAAATCAGCATTTTCAGGTCTAAATTAAATTCCTATTTTTTAAATTTGTAATCACTTAACAATAGCATCAAATAGATGTTGAAATAAATTCAGCAAAATTGGAACACTTTGTAGTATCAGCAAGAAAATATAGACCTCAAACATTTAAAGATGTTGTGGGGCAATCTGCTATTACAAATACATTGTTGAATGCTATTGAAAATAATCATTTAGCACAAGCTTTACTTTTTACTGGACCTCGAGGTGTTGGTAAAACTAGTTGTGCTCGTATTTTAGCTAAAATGATTAATAGTGATGGTAATGAAACTGGAGATGAAGACTATGCTTTTAACATCTTTGAGTTGGATGCTGCGTCAAACAATTCGGTTGATGATATTAGAAGTTTAACGGACCAGGTTCGTATTCCGCCACAAGTTGGTAAATATAAAGTCTATATTATTGATGAGGTCCATATGTTATCTCAAGCCGCTTTTAATGCCTTTTTAAAGACCTTAGAAGAACCACCAAAACATTGCATATTTATTTTAGCAACTACTGAAAAGCATAAAATAATACCAACTATTTTATCACGATGTCAAATCTTTGATTTTAAACGTATAACAGTTACAGATGCTAAAAACTATTTAAAATACATAGCAAAAGAACAAGGTGTAAATGCAGAAGATGATGCTTTACACATCATTGCTCAAAAGGCTGATGGTGCAATGCGTGATGCTTTATCTATATTTGATAGGGTCGTTAGTTTTGCCGGAAAAGAATTGACTAGACAATCCGTTACAGAAAATTTAAACGTTTTAGATTATGAAACGTATTTTGAAAGTACCGATTACATATTAGACAATAAAATCCCTGAATTACTAATTCAATTTAATAAAACATTAGCCAAAGGATTTGATGGTCATCATTATATTGCTGGGTTAGCCTCTCACTTTAGGGACTTACTGGTTTGTAAAAATCCTATTACTGTAGAGTTATTAGAGGTTGGAGAAGATACTAAAAATAAATACTTAGAACAATCAAAAAAAGCAAGTCAAGACTTTTTAATAAAAGGAATTAACTTAGCTAACGAATGTGACTTAAAATATAAGAGTAGTAAAAATCAACGACTCCTCGTCGAACTAACTTTAATGCAACTTGCCTCTATCACTTTTGATGGAGAAAAAAAAAATAGCAGTCGGTTCATAATTCCACCTTCCTATTTCAAGAAAATAGGAATTACAC is drawn from Psychroserpens sp. NJDZ02 and contains these coding sequences:
- a CDS encoding iron-containing alcohol dehydrogenase family protein; translated protein: MSYKNFPMVSKVIFGRGSFNQLSDILEPNRLNINAPFIFFVDDVFKGNTWLMSRIPLSYQDKVVYVSANEEPKTEQIDKYVEDIILNYTERPSGIIGIGGGSLLDVAKAVAIMLNNDGDSKDYQGWDIVKNAAVYHIGIPTISGTGAEVSRTTILTGPERKLGINSDYTPFDQVLLDPELTKDVPKDQWFYTGMDCYVHCIESLNGTYLNAFSQSYGEKALELCEEIFLSTDLPEEESQDKLMMASWHGGMSIAYSQVGVAHAMSYGLGYLLGVKHGIGNCIVFDHLEDYYPEGVAVFKKMKALHNITLPQGICADLSDKDFDIMIKVALSLEPLWENAIGKDWKKTITHDTLKALYKKM
- a CDS encoding CatA-like O-acetyltransferase; this translates as MKTLDINTWDRKELFQHFLKLKDPYFGVTIPFNVDKAYQYAKDKNVSFFGVYLHDCMKAINAIDNLKYRIEDNTVQIYDTIHASATIMRPNNTFGFSFIDYDEELNIFLSNLSAEKRRIEGTPNLFPPVNGLNCIHCSALPWLNFSGHKEPVSGVMESIPKLAFGKVVKEENKLIMNVAINVNHALVDGYHVGLFSEMFQKNLNK
- a CDS encoding HAD family hydrolase is translated as MEVDYSPIKVIGFDADDTLWVNETYFREAEVEFAKLLSPFETENKIDQELFKMEMKNLPVYGYGVKGFVLSMVEMALELSNNTVSNQTISKILDIGKEMINEKVELLDGVESVLQQLSKKYKLIVATKGDLLDQERKLEKSGLLDYFHHIEVLSDKKEANYSKLLNHLEIKPSEFLMIGNSLKSDILPLINIKANAIHVPFHTTWVHEQVIVNTEVSTQYQTLKSLKDLPKLLQL
- the kdsB gene encoding 3-deoxy-manno-octulosonate cytidylyltransferase, whose amino-acid sequence is MKIIAMIPARYSASRFPGKLMKDLGGKPVITRTYEATVDTKLFDDVIVVTDSAIIYDEIAKIGGHVVMSKKEHECGSDRIAEAVEDLDIDIVINVQGDEPFTDSESLKKLIKVFKEDTDKQVDLASLMVHITDWDEIKNPNTVKVIVDQQNFALYFSRSPIPYPRDKAVAVKYFKHKGVYAFRKQAILDFYKLPMLTLEASEKIECIRYLEYGKRIKMVETDIQGVEIDTPEDLERAKKLWK
- a CDS encoding ATP-dependent RecD-like DNA helicase, whose protein sequence is MTSSQFYSLIRQHFPFNPTSKQDILLLQLSEFILNDKEKGVFLLKGYAGTGKTTIIGTIVANLWHAKKSAVLMAPTGRAAKVISNYSKKEAFTIHKKIYFPKKEKGGGVQFVLQPNKHKDTIFIVDEASMIPDTPSDSKLFENGSLLDDLMRYVYQGKNCKLLLIGDTAQLPPVKLDISPALDENVLSLNYDKSVTKMELDEVVRQGEGSGILENATILRETIADGFFDSFKFNLKQFKDIVRLVDGYEIMDAINDAYSSFGYEDTSIIVRSNKRANLYNQQIRSRILFNENELSSGDYLMVVKNNYFWLKPTSEAGFIANGDIVEVLEIFSIKELYGFRFAEVKVRMVDYPNMQPFETVLMLDTIEAETPSLPYEDSNRLYQEVQKDYEDETSKYQKFLKTKSNTFFNALQVKFSYAITCHKSQGGQWNTVFVEQPYLPDGIDKDYLRWLYTAITRAKDKLYLIGFKDDFFEEDH
- a CDS encoding DUF3822 family protein is translated as MAATNNNPIDLTNLELSIQISLSGHSFCVLDTSTKTIIELKAEKFSFKKTPSELLDIVKHLFNTETALKQTFKSINIIHVNDWSTVVPKPLFKEDALVDYLKFNTKILKTDFITFDDINPNDSVNIYVPFANINNFIFDRFGSFTFNHFSTILIEQLLTFEKHSTTPKVYINVSDATFEIITLNKGKLILYNTFEYHTQEDFIYYLLFTLEQLQLNPETIDVLFLGDLDKDSPLFAIAYKYIRNVSFGSRMDTYAFTEKPLHNHSHFTLLKSL